A window of Prolixibacter sp. SD074 contains these coding sequences:
- a CDS encoding aldose epimerase family protein, translated as MELIREEFGKSTKGEKVFLYKLRNDNGITVNLTNYGAIITSIETPDKKGKFDNVVLGFSSLSDYLSKEYLDNCPYFGCVAGRYANRIAKGKFTLDGKEYTLAVNNGPNHLHGGITGFDKVLWAPHKIEKPDIIGVELKYRSVHMEEGYPGNLDVTVIYTLNHKNEFGIEYKAETDHPTVVNLTNHIYFNLTGKQENILHHNLKLHTGRCTETDETLIPTGKINEVTGTPFDFTEERELGSKIKELKDGYDLNFVLDSDGKKLKKAAVLSEESTGRTLEVLTTEPGIQLYTGYYIPNIKGKNGEQFGQYAGVALETQHYPDSPNHPDFPSTELRPGGPFHSKTVYRFGTK; from the coding sequence ATGGAATTAATACGAGAAGAATTCGGAAAATCAACTAAAGGGGAGAAAGTTTTCCTTTACAAACTACGTAATGACAATGGAATTACCGTCAACCTAACAAATTACGGCGCCATCATTACATCGATCGAAACTCCTGACAAGAAGGGGAAATTCGACAATGTAGTACTGGGATTTTCATCACTGAGTGATTATTTAAGCAAAGAATATCTCGATAACTGCCCGTATTTTGGATGTGTTGCCGGACGGTATGCCAACCGGATTGCTAAAGGCAAATTCACCCTCGATGGAAAGGAATACACATTAGCTGTAAATAATGGCCCAAATCACCTGCATGGGGGAATAACCGGTTTTGATAAAGTACTGTGGGCACCACACAAGATTGAAAAACCCGACATAATAGGCGTTGAGCTGAAATACCGCAGTGTTCATATGGAAGAAGGCTATCCTGGCAACCTGGATGTAACCGTTATTTATACCCTGAACCACAAAAACGAGTTTGGGATTGAGTACAAAGCTGAAACCGATCATCCAACCGTGGTTAACCTGACAAACCACATATACTTCAACCTAACGGGAAAACAGGAAAATATTCTGCACCACAACCTGAAACTCCATACCGGTCGTTGTACCGAAACCGATGAAACCCTCATACCTACCGGGAAAATAAACGAGGTAACCGGAACCCCATTCGATTTTACTGAAGAACGTGAACTGGGCTCAAAAATTAAGGAGCTGAAAGATGGGTACGATCTGAATTTTGTACTGGATAGCGATGGGAAAAAGTTGAAAAAAGCAGCTGTATTGTCGGAAGAATCGACAGGAAGGACCCTTGAGGTATTGACAACCGAACCAGGAATTCAGCTTTACACTGGTTATTATATCCCAAACATAAAAGGTAAAAACGGCGAACAATTCGGTCAGTATGCTGGTGTTGCCCTCGAAACACAGCACTATCCTGACTCTCCAAATCATCCGGATTTTCCATCCACAGAGTTACGGCCCGGTGGCCCGTTCCATTCGAAAACCGTCTATCGCTTTGGCACGAAATAA
- a CDS encoding long-chain fatty acid--CoA ligase gives MKTLIELFEQSVAKFPDNPLLWEKTKDKYEPSTYREIHEQVHHFGAGLLSKGLEMGDRAGLLSEGRNAWLVSELGILYCDAINVPLSVKLEPSELKFRLEHSGARMVIVSGQQAEKIERIRHEVSTLEKVIYIDGKENPGPNDLNYDDLVKEGKAYLSDPEKKATFELIWQGVQPDDLANISYTSGTTTDPKGIMLSHLNYSANVAQSNSLMDIDESFRTLAILPWDHSFAHTACLYSFMVNGASIGSVQIGRSPMETLRNVPNNLKELRPTIMMSVPALSKNFRKTIEKNIQSKGKTAEKLFKQGLKVAYAYNGDGWNKGKGWRAFMKPAVTFYDKILFSKIREAFGGELKFFIGGGALLDIELQRFFAAIGVPVCQGYGLSEASPVISSNALHAIKFGSSGRLVKDLELKISDEDGQELPVGEKGEIVIKGDNVMVGYWKNPKASAETLKDGWLHTGDMGYMSKDGFLYVLGRFKSLLIGNDGEKFSPEGIEEALVDQSEFIDQAMLYNNQDPFTSGMLIPNIAAINRKLQKMNIEPGTEEGNQQTLEIIKQEVDAYRKGGKYEGEFPERWLPATIAVLPEAFTEQNHLMNSTMKMVRDKIIEYFSKELEFLYTAEARNIINPMNMEAVAKWNGTL, from the coding sequence ATGAAGACACTGATTGAGCTCTTTGAGCAAAGCGTCGCTAAATTTCCTGACAATCCCCTACTTTGGGAAAAAACAAAAGACAAATACGAACCTTCCACTTACCGTGAAATTCATGAACAAGTTCATCACTTCGGAGCCGGGCTTCTTTCCAAGGGGCTCGAAATGGGTGATCGGGCCGGACTTTTATCCGAAGGCCGGAATGCCTGGTTGGTGAGTGAATTGGGCATACTGTATTGCGATGCTATCAATGTCCCATTGTCGGTAAAACTGGAACCCTCCGAACTCAAATTCAGGCTGGAGCACTCCGGTGCACGAATGGTTATTGTTTCAGGTCAGCAGGCCGAAAAAATCGAAAGAATCCGACATGAGGTTTCTACTCTGGAGAAAGTCATTTACATCGATGGAAAAGAAAATCCGGGACCGAACGATCTCAATTACGACGATCTGGTTAAGGAAGGAAAAGCTTATCTCAGTGATCCGGAAAAGAAAGCAACCTTCGAGCTTATCTGGCAAGGCGTTCAACCCGATGATTTGGCCAATATTTCGTACACTTCCGGAACGACTACCGATCCAAAAGGCATTATGCTTTCGCACCTGAACTATTCAGCGAACGTGGCACAGTCTAATTCATTAATGGACATTGATGAGAGTTTCAGGACGTTGGCCATTCTTCCGTGGGACCACTCATTTGCGCACACTGCCTGCCTCTATAGTTTCATGGTAAATGGCGCCAGCATTGGTTCAGTGCAAATTGGCCGTTCACCAATGGAAACGTTGCGAAATGTTCCGAACAACCTCAAAGAGCTGAGACCAACCATTATGATGAGCGTTCCTGCTCTTTCGAAGAATTTCCGGAAAACCATCGAAAAAAATATTCAGTCAAAAGGAAAAACAGCCGAAAAGCTTTTCAAACAGGGACTAAAAGTTGCCTATGCTTATAATGGCGATGGTTGGAACAAAGGCAAAGGCTGGCGTGCATTCATGAAACCAGCAGTCACCTTCTACGATAAAATTTTGTTCTCCAAAATCAGGGAGGCCTTTGGTGGCGAATTGAAATTCTTCATAGGTGGCGGTGCTTTACTCGATATTGAGCTCCAGCGCTTTTTTGCGGCCATCGGCGTACCAGTATGTCAGGGTTACGGACTATCAGAAGCATCTCCGGTTATCTCCTCAAACGCGTTGCATGCCATCAAATTTGGTTCATCCGGAAGGTTGGTAAAGGATCTTGAATTGAAAATCAGTGACGAAGATGGCCAGGAGTTACCAGTCGGTGAAAAAGGCGAAATCGTCATTAAGGGCGACAATGTTATGGTAGGCTACTGGAAAAACCCGAAAGCCTCAGCCGAAACATTGAAAGATGGCTGGCTACATACAGGAGACATGGGCTATATGAGCAAAGATGGATTTCTTTATGTACTGGGGCGTTTCAAGAGTCTGCTGATTGGAAACGACGGTGAGAAGTTCAGCCCGGAAGGCATTGAAGAAGCATTGGTCGACCAATCAGAATTTATCGATCAGGCGATGCTATATAACAACCAGGACCCTTTTACTTCCGGAATGTTGATTCCCAATATTGCCGCCATCAACCGGAAATTGCAAAAGATGAACATCGAGCCGGGAACGGAAGAAGGCAATCAACAAACGCTGGAAATTATCAAACAGGAAGTGGATGCATACCGCAAAGGCGGAAAATACGAAGGTGAATTTCCCGAACGTTGGCTACCGGCCACAATTGCCGTTCTTCCGGAAGCCTTTACCGAGCAAAATCATTTGATGAACAGCACCATGAAAATGGTACGTGATAAAATCATCGAATATTTCAGTAAAGAGCTGGAATTTCTCTATACCGCTGAAGCCAGAAATATCATCAATCCGATGAATATGGAAGCAGTCGCCAAATGGAACGGAACGCTGTAA
- the galU gene encoding UTP--glucose-1-phosphate uridylyltransferase GalU translates to MIRKAVIPAAGFGTRFLPITKAQPKEMIPIVDTPVIQYVVEEAVASGITDILMIIGRGKRAVEEHFDRSFELEHLLEQKKKFKELNAIRRITDMANIHFVWQKEMNGLGDAILHARDHVGNEPFAVLLGDTIFRSKIPVTLQLAEVAEKYNGSVVGLEEVKGDMVSRYGIFDGTHLQDNIWQAKQLVEKPAVQEAPSNLAIASRYIFMPEIFSYLEKTPPGKNNEIQITDAMQALLHNEKIFGVKLQGELFDIGDKLEFIKTNVLFGMEQEDIGESLKIWIKELAGKR, encoded by the coding sequence ATGATACGAAAAGCCGTTATACCAGCTGCCGGGTTTGGGACCCGCTTTCTTCCCATCACCAAAGCACAGCCCAAAGAAATGATTCCGATTGTCGATACACCGGTTATCCAATATGTGGTGGAAGAAGCCGTTGCGTCAGGAATTACAGACATTTTAATGATCATCGGTCGCGGAAAACGGGCGGTGGAGGAGCATTTCGACCGTTCGTTTGAGCTGGAACATCTGCTGGAGCAAAAGAAAAAGTTCAAAGAACTGAACGCCATCCGCCGCATCACCGACATGGCTAACATCCATTTTGTGTGGCAAAAGGAGATGAATGGACTTGGAGACGCGATTCTGCATGCACGCGATCATGTAGGCAACGAACCTTTCGCTGTTTTGCTGGGAGATACCATTTTTCGCAGCAAAATACCGGTTACCCTTCAGCTTGCTGAGGTAGCAGAAAAATACAACGGTTCAGTGGTCGGGCTCGAAGAAGTTAAAGGGGATATGGTCAGTCGTTACGGCATTTTCGACGGCACCCATCTACAAGACAATATTTGGCAGGCAAAACAACTCGTTGAGAAACCTGCCGTTCAGGAAGCGCCTTCCAATCTGGCCATCGCCAGCCGTTATATTTTCATGCCCGAAATTTTCAGTTACCTGGAAAAAACACCGCCTGGAAAAAACAATGAAATTCAAATTACCGATGCCATGCAGGCGCTACTGCATAACGAAAAAATCTTTGGCGTAAAGTTGCAGGGTGAACTTTTCGATATCGGAGACAAACTCGAATTCATTAAAACAAACGTCCTCTTTGGCATGGAGCAGGAAGATATCGGCGAAAGCCTTAAAATCTGGATAAAAGAACTGGCTGGTAAACGCTAA
- a CDS encoding TRAP transporter large permease, with translation METLGIFVLVISFVIFLAIGVPIAFSIGLAALLTLFLSAGMLPAVTTLAQQMATGLDSFALLAIPFFILAGQLMNRGGIAMRLISFAKVLVGRLPGGLAFVNVLANMLFGAISGSAAASASAIGSIMGPEMEKVGYDKNFSAAINITSATTGLSIPPSNILIVYSLASGGASITALFLAGYIPGILTGVALMIVGAVFAVRKKYPLCEKYTFRQSVITFIQAIPSLLLLVVVIGGIIAGVFTATEASAVAVLYCFILAMAYKEINLSDLPGILLKSVGTTAIVLLLVATSMGLSWVMSSQNIPQGVSNVLLSVSGNPIIVLLIINFILLFVGVFMDMTPAVLIFTPIFLPVVTSQLGMDPIHFGIIMVMNLSVGLCTPPVGSVLFIGCSVANTKIEHVIKPLLPMFVVMIITLLLVTYVPELSLWLPHAFGF, from the coding sequence ATGGAAACATTAGGAATATTCGTCCTGGTTATCTCATTCGTTATTTTTCTGGCTATTGGCGTGCCGATTGCCTTCAGCATTGGACTGGCAGCCCTGCTTACACTTTTTTTGAGTGCCGGAATGTTGCCTGCAGTGACAACCCTCGCTCAACAGATGGCTACCGGATTGGATAGTTTTGCCTTGTTGGCGATTCCGTTTTTTATATTGGCGGGGCAGCTTATGAACAGGGGCGGAATTGCGATGCGATTAATCTCTTTTGCCAAAGTGTTGGTGGGACGGCTCCCCGGCGGACTGGCATTTGTGAATGTGCTGGCTAATATGCTTTTCGGAGCAATTTCGGGTTCAGCTGCTGCTTCGGCTTCGGCCATTGGAAGTATTATGGGACCTGAAATGGAAAAAGTGGGATATGACAAAAACTTTAGTGCAGCTATTAATATTACCAGTGCCACAACGGGGTTGAGTATACCGCCCAGTAACATACTGATTGTCTATTCGCTGGCGTCCGGAGGTGCCTCTATTACGGCGCTTTTCCTTGCGGGATACATACCCGGGATTCTTACCGGGGTGGCTCTTATGATTGTAGGCGCTGTTTTCGCTGTAAGGAAAAAATACCCGCTTTGCGAAAAATATACCTTTCGGCAGAGCGTGATAACCTTTATTCAGGCCATTCCAAGTTTGTTGTTGTTGGTGGTGGTTATTGGTGGAATTATCGCCGGAGTTTTTACGGCGACTGAAGCTTCAGCTGTAGCGGTGTTGTACTGTTTTATTTTGGCCATGGCTTACAAGGAGATAAACCTAAGCGATTTACCCGGAATTCTTCTGAAATCGGTGGGAACTACTGCCATTGTCCTTCTGTTGGTGGCAACCTCTATGGGCCTCTCCTGGGTGATGTCGTCCCAGAATATTCCGCAGGGAGTAAGTAATGTGCTACTTAGTGTTTCAGGCAATCCCATCATTGTTTTGCTGATCATCAATTTTATCCTGCTGTTTGTTGGCGTGTTCATGGATATGACACCGGCCGTGCTGATTTTCACGCCTATTTTCCTGCCGGTTGTAACCTCGCAGTTAGGAATGGATCCGATTCACTTCGGAATCATCATGGTAATGAACCTTTCAGTAGGACTCTGTACACCACCTGTTGGTTCGGTGCTGTTTATCGGTTGTAGTGTGGCGAATACGAAGATTGAGCATGTCATCAAGCCTTTATTGCCCATGTTTGTGGTGATGATTATCACGCTACTTTTGGTAACTTATGTACCGGAGCTGAGTTTGTGGTTACCTCACGCATTTGGATTTTAA
- a CDS encoding TRAP transporter small permease, with amino-acid sequence MKLRRIVDKILGQAVIILMGTLVLDVLWQVASRYVFQDPSSFTDELAGFLLIWVGLLGAAWAAGMKHHLAIDLLAQKLSPARRRYLDILINLLVMLFALSAMVIGGIWLVYTRFYLGQTSAAMQIPIGYVYLVVPLSGFFIIYFSIDEIVRLVRNPNADNI; translated from the coding sequence ATGAAATTGCGTAGAATTGTAGATAAAATACTTGGGCAGGCAGTAATCATCCTGATGGGAACGCTTGTGTTGGATGTGCTGTGGCAGGTGGCCAGCCGTTATGTTTTTCAAGATCCCAGTTCCTTTACAGATGAACTTGCCGGATTCCTGCTGATTTGGGTGGGATTGCTTGGAGCTGCATGGGCTGCAGGAATGAAGCACCATCTGGCGATCGATTTGCTTGCTCAGAAACTCTCCCCGGCCCGTAGACGATATCTCGATATTTTGATTAATCTGCTGGTGATGTTATTTGCCCTATCGGCGATGGTAATTGGCGGAATATGGCTGGTATACACCCGGTTTTATCTCGGACAAACATCGGCTGCCATGCAGATTCCCATTGGGTATGTTTACCTGGTTGTACCGCTGAGTGGGTTCTTCATTATTTACTTTAGCATAGATGAGATTGTCCGACTGGTTAGAAATCCAAACGCCGATAATATTTGA
- a CDS encoding TRAP transporter substrate-binding protein — protein sequence MIKSKPIFSFLLLIGLFIFSSCQQHQKVTVLKLGHSLAPTNSVHKAMVYMDKRLQMLSGGTMKIEIYPSSQLGGESQCLELLQIGSLAMTKVSAAALEGFAPEFQILSLPYIFKDKAHAFKVLDGPIGKGMLKQAQKFWLRGLCYYDAGSRSFYTKDTPIYSPADLKGLKIRVMKSNTAVEMVKRLGGSPTPISFSELYTALQGGVVDGAENNPPSFYLSHHYDVCKYYSLDEHTMVPDVLLISTIVWNKLTPQQQKWLQEAANESVPVQRKLWAESVKKSLEAVQQAGVKIIHPDKQPFIDKVKGMYEDYRSDSTLYSLIKRIQAGDTMDLSGTDNGK from the coding sequence ATGATAAAATCCAAACCAATATTTTCTTTTCTGCTGCTGATAGGATTATTCATCTTTTCGTCCTGCCAGCAACATCAGAAAGTGACAGTACTAAAGCTTGGGCACAGTTTGGCTCCGACAAATTCGGTACATAAGGCGATGGTTTACATGGATAAGCGGTTACAGATGTTATCCGGCGGCACCATGAAAATCGAGATCTATCCTTCCAGTCAGTTGGGTGGGGAGAGTCAGTGTCTTGAGCTTCTGCAAATAGGCTCACTGGCGATGACCAAAGTTTCGGCTGCCGCGCTCGAAGGTTTTGCACCGGAATTTCAGATACTCAGTCTTCCATACATCTTTAAGGATAAGGCACATGCATTCAAGGTCCTTGATGGCCCGATTGGAAAGGGAATGTTGAAGCAAGCCCAGAAATTCTGGTTGCGCGGATTGTGTTATTACGATGCCGGAAGTCGTTCCTTCTATACGAAGGATACACCAATTTATTCTCCTGCTGATTTAAAGGGGTTAAAAATCAGGGTGATGAAAAGCAATACGGCGGTGGAGATGGTAAAACGTCTTGGCGGTTCTCCTACGCCTATCTCGTTTAGCGAATTATACACGGCCTTGCAGGGCGGTGTGGTGGATGGTGCCGAGAATAACCCTCCCAGTTTCTATCTTTCGCATCATTACGACGTGTGTAAATACTACTCGCTTGACGAGCATACCATGGTTCCCGATGTGCTGCTTATCAGTACAATTGTGTGGAATAAACTGACACCCCAGCAGCAAAAATGGCTGCAGGAAGCGGCAAATGAATCGGTTCCTGTTCAGCGTAAGCTCTGGGCCGAATCGGTAAAGAAGAGCCTGGAAGCTGTACAACAAGCAGGGGTGAAAATTATTCATCCGGATAAACAGCCTTTCATTGACAAGGTGAAAGGTATGTACGAAGATTATCGTAGCGATTCGACCTTGTATTCTTTGATTAAGCGGATTCAGGCCGGTGATACAATGGATTTATCAGGAACTGATAATGGAAAATAG
- a CDS encoding PfkB family carbohydrate kinase, producing the protein MDKKVVTFGEIMLRLAAPGYLRFSQANVAVSQGAADVLSEGIGKANEMGVTVSCDLNYRKNLWKYGKTAGEVMPDLVAGTDVVLGNEEDAEMVLGIKPEGVDVTGGHVSGAAYESVSKQIMAKFPRVKKVFTTLRGSISANHNSWSGVLWNGKELFGAPTYQITHIVDRVGGGDSFMGGPSFVKAIKGPCPWISLMPTGGVETTEESLKAWFGAGVTCVGMGSQLITKEIIHKGNYSELTNKVKQVFEILDEIRE; encoded by the coding sequence ATGGATAAAAAAGTGGTCACTTTTGGTGAGATCATGTTGCGATTGGCTGCCCCTGGATATTTGCGGTTTAGCCAGGCGAATGTTGCTGTTTCGCAGGGAGCCGCCGATGTGTTGTCCGAAGGAATTGGCAAAGCCAACGAGATGGGGGTAACCGTTTCGTGTGACTTGAATTACCGGAAAAATCTCTGGAAATATGGAAAGACAGCCGGAGAAGTGATGCCGGATCTGGTGGCAGGTACTGATGTTGTTCTGGGAAATGAAGAGGACGCTGAAATGGTTTTGGGGATCAAACCCGAAGGTGTTGATGTGACCGGAGGCCATGTTTCCGGGGCTGCTTATGAATCAGTGTCAAAACAAATCATGGCAAAATTCCCGCGCGTGAAGAAAGTGTTCACAACGCTTCGTGGTTCTATCAGCGCTAACCACAATAGTTGGTCAGGCGTGCTGTGGAACGGAAAAGAGCTGTTCGGAGCGCCCACTTATCAGATTACGCACATTGTCGACCGTGTTGGCGGCGGCGATTCGTTTATGGGCGGACCTTCGTTTGTGAAGGCGATAAAGGGGCCTTGTCCGTGGATCAGCCTGATGCCGACGGGTGGTGTTGAAACTACCGAAGAAAGCTTAAAGGCCTGGTTTGGTGCCGGTGTCACTTGCGTGGGAATGGGTTCACAACTGATAACGAAAGAAATTATTCACAAAGGAAATTATTCGGAATTAACGAATAAAGTAAAGCAGGTATTTGAGATACTGGATGAAATCAGAGAGTGA
- the uxaC gene encoding glucuronate isomerase, protein MKPFLGDDFLLQTGTAKQLYHEHADKMPIFDYHCHISPKEIAGNKSFSNLTEIWLAGDHYKWRAMRTNGVDERYCTGDATDEEKFMKWAETVPYTLRNPLYHWTHLELKKPFGINKLLNPNTAQEIWAEANEKLNTPGFSCRGIIRKANVHTICTTDDPIDSLEYHRQIKEDGFEVNVLPAWRPDKAMAIENTEAFNAYIDKLSAVAGMDISTFVQLMEALDKRHAFFHENGCRLSDHGLETLYAESYTNAEIVAIFSKVRGGGKANKEELLKFRSAMLYEFAAMDHKRGWTQQYHLGAMRNNNRRLFENLGPDTGFDSIGDYSLATPMSRFFDRLDYEEKLTQTILYNLNPRDNEVLATMLGNFQDGSVPGKFQFGSGWWFLDQKDGMTKQMNALSNLGLLSRFVGMLTDSRSFLSYSRHEYFRRILCNLLGNDVENGEIPADMELLGQMVENISFNNAVNYFHF, encoded by the coding sequence ATGAAACCTTTTCTTGGGGACGATTTTTTGTTGCAAACCGGTACAGCAAAGCAATTATATCATGAACATGCGGATAAAATGCCCATCTTCGATTATCACTGTCATATTTCACCGAAGGAAATTGCCGGGAATAAATCATTCAGTAACCTGACGGAGATTTGGTTGGCAGGCGATCATTATAAATGGCGTGCCATGCGCACCAATGGCGTGGATGAACGCTATTGTACCGGCGACGCCACCGATGAGGAGAAGTTCATGAAGTGGGCGGAAACCGTACCTTATACATTGCGGAATCCGTTGTATCACTGGACCCATTTGGAACTGAAAAAGCCTTTTGGCATTAATAAATTGCTGAATCCAAATACGGCGCAGGAAATCTGGGCCGAAGCCAATGAAAAGCTGAATACGCCCGGATTTTCCTGTCGTGGAATTATTCGCAAAGCCAATGTACATACTATTTGTACAACCGATGATCCCATCGATTCATTGGAATATCACAGGCAAATTAAAGAAGATGGTTTTGAGGTGAATGTGTTGCCGGCCTGGCGGCCCGATAAGGCAATGGCTATTGAAAATACAGAAGCTTTCAATGCATATATCGACAAACTTTCGGCTGTAGCCGGAATGGATATATCGACATTCGTCCAGTTGATGGAAGCATTGGATAAACGTCATGCCTTTTTTCATGAAAATGGATGTCGGTTATCTGATCACGGCTTGGAAACCTTGTATGCCGAATCATATACAAACGCCGAAATTGTGGCGATTTTCAGTAAAGTACGTGGAGGCGGAAAGGCCAATAAGGAAGAATTGCTGAAATTCCGTTCGGCCATGTTGTATGAATTTGCTGCCATGGATCACAAGCGTGGTTGGACGCAACAATATCATTTGGGGGCGATGCGTAACAACAATCGCCGTCTGTTTGAGAACCTGGGACCGGATACCGGTTTCGATTCCATCGGCGATTATTCGTTGGCCACTCCCATGTCGCGCTTTTTCGACCGACTTGATTATGAGGAGAAACTGACGCAAACCATTCTATATAATTTGAATCCGCGCGATAACGAGGTTCTGGCTACCATGCTGGGAAATTTCCAGGATGGTTCGGTACCTGGAAAATTTCAGTTTGGCTCCGGTTGGTGGTTCCTCGACCAAAAGGATGGTATGACCAAACAAATGAATGCCCTATCGAATCTTGGATTGCTGAGCCGCTTTGTTGGGATGCTGACTGATTCCAGAAGCTTTTTGTCGTACAGTCGTCACGAGTATTTTCGCCGCATTTTGTGTAATCTGCTCGGAAATGATGTGGAGAATGGAGAAATTCCTGCCGACATGGAATTGCTTGGACAGATGGTGGAGAATATCAGTTTTAATAACGCGGTGAATTACTTCCACTTTTAA
- a CDS encoding tagaturonate epimerase family protein, producing MKLGKYSFGIGDRFAREGEAQLRAILKAQKAGIDISPVWNKSNREHTIVHSKPEDTRKEADAAVSSLGYKGPYFVDADHVGLGNVEGFLESSNFFTLDVAAFIGKPSSADDVADFLDACEKYKGEWQIPGIDSPFEVDDIFLKEMGDRFLAAVTEAGNIYRAIKARKGATNFITEVSMDEVEAPQTPIEMFFILKMIADEGIPVQTIAPKFTGRFNKGVDYLGDVKQFAREFEEDILVIDFAVKEFGLPDTLKLSVHSGSDKFSIYPVMAEIIRKYDKGLHIKTAGTTWIEEMIGLALADGEALELAKNIYKKALERKDELCAPYADVIDINEQLLPSASEVDSWGSRQFANALRHIPGHPEYNPDFRQLIHVGYKVAAEYGETYTGLVERYKELVGRCVEENLFERHLKRLFNL from the coding sequence ATGAAACTTGGGAAATATAGCTTTGGTATTGGTGATCGGTTTGCCAGGGAGGGTGAAGCACAGCTTCGGGCCATCCTGAAAGCACAAAAAGCAGGCATCGATATCAGTCCGGTCTGGAACAAGTCAAACCGGGAACACACGATCGTACATTCGAAACCGGAAGATACCCGGAAAGAAGCGGATGCCGCAGTGTCATCACTCGGATATAAGGGCCCCTATTTTGTTGATGCCGATCATGTTGGCCTTGGAAATGTGGAGGGCTTTCTCGAATCGTCCAACTTTTTCACGCTGGATGTTGCTGCATTTATTGGAAAGCCTTCTTCAGCCGATGACGTGGCTGATTTTCTTGATGCATGTGAAAAATACAAAGGAGAATGGCAGATTCCCGGAATCGATTCTCCGTTTGAAGTGGATGATATTTTTCTGAAGGAAATGGGCGACCGTTTTTTAGCTGCAGTCACTGAGGCTGGCAATATATATCGTGCTATCAAAGCCCGGAAGGGAGCAACCAATTTTATTACCGAGGTTTCAATGGATGAGGTGGAGGCTCCGCAAACTCCCATTGAAATGTTCTTCATATTGAAAATGATTGCTGATGAGGGGATTCCTGTGCAAACGATTGCGCCAAAATTCACGGGACGTTTCAATAAAGGCGTCGATTATCTAGGCGATGTGAAACAGTTTGCCCGCGAGTTTGAAGAAGATATTCTTGTCATCGACTTCGCAGTGAAAGAGTTTGGTCTTCCTGATACACTAAAGCTGAGTGTTCACTCTGGCTCCGACAAGTTCTCCATTTATCCGGTGATGGCTGAAATTATCAGGAAATACGATAAAGGCTTACATATTAAAACAGCCGGAACTACATGGATTGAAGAGATGATTGGCCTTGCACTCGCTGATGGTGAAGCGTTAGAACTGGCAAAAAACATTTATAAAAAGGCGCTGGAACGCAAGGATGAATTGTGTGCGCCATATGCTGACGTCATCGATATTAATGAGCAGTTGCTGCCATCTGCTTCCGAAGTTGATAGCTGGGGCAGCAGGCAATTTGCGAACGCCTTGCGTCATATTCCCGGTCATCCGGAATACAATCCAGACTTTCGCCAGTTGATTCATGTTGGCTACAAAGTGGCTGCTGAATATGGCGAAACGTATACTGGCCTGGTTGAAAGATACAAAGAACTGGTGGGCCGTTGTGTGGAGGAAAACTTGTTCGAACGCCACCTGAAACGATTGTTTAATTTGTAA